The DNA sequence CATCAAGTGTAATGCGGGCATTATTAACAAATAAAACCTTTTTTCCTTTTGGAATATCTATAAGTTTTTGCAAAGCTGAAATAGAAAGACTTCTTCGGGCATAAATTAAATCTACTCCATCTTTGACATACTTATCTATATCATCTTTCATTATTTTAGCTGCAATAATCAGATCAGCATCAATTTTTTCCTCTATTCCTTCTTCAACTGAATAACTTTTTATTTTAACTTCATCTTCAAAATATGTTTTTAGCTGTTTTTCAAAAATTTCTTTAGTTTTTTTGCTTTTATTTAAAACAGCAATTATTTTACTCATATATTTTATCCTCCATTATTTATAATTTAAATCTTTTAATTGAATTATAACAAAAATCATTCTTTATTTATAGTCTGATTTCAAATAAAAAAGGGACTAGCAAATATCTACTAGTCCCTCTAATTATTAAATATTATATTTTACTACATCATTAATTATTTAATCTTTAAAAATTTAGAAACAAATGGAGAAGTTTCACCCTCACGCATAAAGTGACCAGAAGGTCCTTCACCAAGGAATTCAGCAAACCATGATTCATGTTCGATTTCTTCATGTAAAATAGAAAGAGCCAGATCATAAGTTCTATGATCTTTTCCAGCAGTCATATTACATATCTCTGTATATCCTCTCACAGCACATCTTTCAGCTTCTAATAAAACTTTGATGATTTCCTTAGCATCTTCAGGATTATCAGGCAACTTAGCAGGAGGACAGGCAGAAATATCATGAAATTCCTTCATGTCATTAGGGATTTCTCCACCTAATTCATAAATTCTAGGTAAAAGAGCTTCAAAGTGATTCCTATCTTCTATTCTTGCTACTTCTGCAATTTCCTTAACACCCTCACCATCAAGACCGGTTAAATTCATTCTCAAACTTGTGTAATAATAATAAGTTGTCAATTCAGCTGAAGCATTTTTTACAAGTAAATCCAATAGTTTATCAATATCAACACCAGACTTTTCAACTAACTCTCTAGAAACTTTAGCCATAAACCAAATCACCCCTTTTGATTTTTAATAACTTCTTTATTTACTTCTTATATTTATAATTCTTCAAAAATATTTAAATTCCTTTTTAAATATTATTACTATTTTGAATTTTTATAATTTCATATATATTTTTAAATTTATTACCAGTTACAATTATTTCTATTTGATCGGTTTTTCCCAAAATTTTGTCTTCCTCTATTAAAATTATTATTCATTTCTGCTATTTGTTCTTCAGTTAAGATATTTTTTACTTGATTCCAATAATTAACTCTTGAATTTTCTAGTTCTGACTGTAAATTATTAATCTTTGTTCTAATTGTAGCAATTTCTTCATCATCTGCATTTTCCATAACCAATTCTTTCAATTCTGAATTTAGACCCTGTAACTCAGATTGTAAGTCTTCTCTTTTTTCAAAAAAATCATTACGTGCTTCATTCATTTTTTCCATTTGAGAGTCATCTAAATCTAAAGGATTATTATAAAAATTTCTCTGTACATCATTTTGATTATAACCTTTAGTTGTTTGAACTCCATTATTTCCACCTTTAGGACCTCCAAACGCATCAATAGAAAGACTAAAACCAGTTACCAACAGACCTAATACTAAAATCATTGAAATTATCTTCTTCATTAAAAATCAGCTCCTTTTTTTATTGTTTAAGTATATTATAGAAGCTAATTTTGAAGAAAATATGAATTTTAAAAATAAATATTTACATTTTTACTTTTTTAAGTGTTTTATAAATTTGATCACATATTTTAGGATTGCCAGCTACTATTAAAGGCGCTCCTTCCCATGTCTCTTCAATTACTTTTCCTCCTGCTTCTTTTATAAATAGCTTAGCTGCTGCTACATCCCATGGTTTTAATTTGAATTCCCAGAATCCATCCAGATTACCTGCAGCCACACTGCTGAGATCAAAAGCAGCACTCCCGGAACGTCTAATCCCTCTTGCTTTCATAACCATTTTATGAAAATGATCCATATTATTATATTTTGAAGTTAATTTGTCATAAGGAAAACCAGTTGCCAATAATGCTTGATCTAAATCATCTTTTTGGGAAACTTTTAGTCTTTTACCGTTTAAATATGAACCATTATCTTTTGTTGCCCAAAATAACTGATCTAATTCTGGGACAAAAACTACTCCAAGCACTATTTCTTTTTTATATTCTAAAGCAATAGATACACAATACATAGGATAACCATTAGCATAATTGTTAGTTCCATCAAGAGGATCTATTATCCAGGTATAAGGAGAATCTTTACTAACTGAACCGCCTTCTTCAGCTAATATAGAATGACCTGGAAAATTGTTATTTATCTTTGCTATGATTTTCTTTTCTGATAATTTATCAATTTCTGTAACTAAATCTACATCTGAAGTTTTTTTATCAATTGAAAAACTGCTCTCTCTAGATTTTTCATATTGTAATTTCCCAATTTCTTGAGCCCACTTTTTAACTTTTTCCAAAATATTTTCTAATTTTATATCCAATTTAAACCCTCCAATTATAAATAATTTCACCTTTATTCAAAACAATTATACTAACAATATTGCAAAACATCAATTAAAATAGAAAAAAGCCAGCAATATCTGCTGGCCTAAAATTTATCTAAAAATTATACCTTTTATTCATCGTCATCGTCATCTTCATCCTTTTCTTCTTCAGCTCTTTCTCTAGCTTTTTCTTTTGCTTCAATCTTTTTTTCAACTTTTTCTTTTAATTGTTCCATGTTTTCTGTTTTGTTTTCCAAAATTTCATTAATCTCTTCTGATGTCATTCCTTTTTCAAAAGCTTCTTTTAATGTTTCTCTAAGATCTTCCTTATCTTCTGAACTTTTTAATAAATTATTTATTTTTTCTTGATTGATATTTTTTGTTTTACTTAATATTTGAACTGTAACTTCTTCACCAGATTCTAAATCTTTTACAGACGTATCTTTAATCTCATTAATAGCCTCTTCAATAGTTAAAACTTCTTCACTTCTTTCTTCATTAGTCAAATTATCTAAATTACTAATTTCTCTTGATAAATCAGTAACACTTGCAGCAAAACCGACATTTACAGTAGAAACTACGAATAATACAATTAATACTAGTGCAAATATTTTCTTCATAAATAACTCTTCCTTATATCTTTAAATAAATTATAGTTCACTTTATAAAATAATTGAAGTGAGCTTCATCACATTAATTAAATTTATACACTCAATAGTGTTCTATCGTCAGAATATTCACTACCTTGTTTCTTTTTAAATATATCCAAAAGCTTTTCTACAGTTAATTTTTCTTTTCTTTTTCCTTTTATATCTAAGATAATATTACCTTTATTCATCATAATTAAACGATTTCCCATTTTAATAGCATCGTGCATATCATGGGTAACCATTAAGGTAGTAATATTATTTTCTTTAATTAATTTTTCTGTTAATTCTTTTATTTTTACAGCAGTATTTGGATCTAAAGCAGCTGTATGTTCATCAAGTAATAAAAGTTTAGGTTCTGTCATTGTAGCCATTAGTAATGTTAAAGCCTGTCTTTGTCCTCCTGATAATAGTTTAACCTTTGTCGTAAGTCTCTTTTCCAATCCTAAATCAATTTCTTTTAATTTTTCTTTTATATATTCTCTTTTATTATCATTAAGTCCCCAGCTTAAGGACATATTATTACTTTTATCAAATGCAAGAGCTAAATTTTCTTCTATTGTCATCTCAGGTGATGTTCCCAGTAATGGATCCTGAAATACTCTTCCAATATATTTGGCCCTTTTATGTTCAGAAACATCATTAATCACTTCCCCATCAAGTACAATATTACCACCATTAATTTGATGAACTCCAGCAATACAATTCAATAATGTAGATTTACCAGCTCCATTACTACCAATTATTGAAATAAAATCTCCATTATTTACATGTAAATCAATTTTCGATAGAGCTTTATTTTCATTAGATGTATTTTTATAAAAAACTTTTGTTAATCTTTCTAAGTTAATCATCAGTACTCACCTCGATCATATTTTTTAATTTTGGAGTTGAAAGAAAAATAATTACAATAATAGCAGTCAACAACTTCAAATCAGAAGCTGCAAAACCAATATATAAAGCAATAGATATACTTAAACGATAAAGAATTGAACCAACTATTATACTCAAAGTTGTAATAAAAATACTTTTTTCACCTAAAACAACTTCTCCGACTATTACTGAAGCAAGTCCTGCTACAATAGTTCCTATCCCCATTCCTACATCTGCAAAACCCTGATATTGAGTTACAAGTGCTCCTGAAAGGGCAACAAGAGAATTAGCAATTATTACTCCTATCATTTTCATAGTATCAGTACTTACTCCCATACTCCTTATCATCTGCGGATTATCTCCTGCAGCTCTTAAAGCAAAACCAATTTGAGTTTTCAAAAATAAATCGAGGATAAATTTAACCAATATAACTATTATTATTAATATAATTAAATTATTCCAGGGCGAAGGAATACCTAAATCACTAATTGTTTTAAAAATTGTATTTTCCCCTAATAAAGGTATATTAGGTCTTCCCATAATTCTTAAATTTATAGAATATAACATAGTCATAGTTAATATTCCGGAAAGCAAAGGGGCTATTTTAAATCTAGTATTTAAAAAACCGGTTATTGCTCCTGCTAATCCACCTGCAATTAAAGCAGGAATAAGTGATAAAAATGGATTAACACCTGCAATAATAAACTTTGCAGAAACAGCAGCCCCTAAAGGAAGGCTGCCGTCTACAGAAAGATCAGGAAAATCAAGTATTCTAAATGTCATATATACCCCAAGAGCCATAACTGAAAAAGCAAGACCCTGTTCTAGAGCTGTTATTAAAAAACTAATTCCCATTTTCAGTTCACCTCATTATTCTATAACTTTGTCCGCTTTATCTAAGAGTTCAGAAGGTACTTTAAGACCTAATTTTTCACAGGCATTTTTATTAATTGTAATATCTAAATTATCTGAGCCCTCAATAGTCATTTCTCCTGGATCTTTACCATTAAGAACTTCAGCGGCCATCTGACCAGTTTTTCGCCCTAATTCAAAGTAATTTATTCCTTTAGTTGCAATTGCCCCTGCTTCAACCATTCCACTTTCAGAACCAAAAACAGGAATACCTTTTTCATTTGTTACTTTTAAAATAGCAGAAATCGCAGAAGCCATTACATTATCTGTGGGTAAATAAATAGCATCCACTTTATCTACAACTGCAGAAGCAGCAAGTTGAACTTCACTACTATTAGTAGCTGTACTTTCTTTTATTTCAATTCCCATATCTTCAGCTACTTCTTTAGCAATATCAACCTGTACCTTAGAATTTGCTTCTCCAGAATTATATAAAACCCCAACAGTTTTTACATCAGGTAAAAAATCTTTTATAAGTTCAAATTGATCTCGAATAGGATTCATATCAGTTGTACCGGTTATATTACCACCAGGTTTTTCCATATTATCTACTAAGCCTGCTGACACTGGATCAGTAACAGCTGTAATCAAAAGAGGAATATCTGTTAAAACATTTGCTGCTGCCTGAGCAGAAGGAGTTGCTATAGCTAAAACTAAATCTACTCTGTCATTTTTGAATTTTTTTGCTATGGACTGAGCAGTTGCAAAATCTCCCTGAGCATTTTCTACTTTAAATTTAACATTTTCTCCTTCAACAAAACCTGATTCTTCTAATCCTTTAATAAAACCTTCTCTAGCTCCATCTAAAGCTGGATGTTCAACAAGTTGACTTATCCCAACTTCAAAAACTTCTTCAGCACTTGTAGTACCTGTTAATAAGACCAATCCCATAAGAACAACGCCAATAACCAATAAAACATTTTTACCGTGTTTTACCATATTACCACTTCTCCTTTTAATTTTTTTAGTAGGTAAAAAAAATAAGGCCTCCCTATAGGAGCCCAGTAAAATTAAGCTTAATCTGAATAAATTATTTTTTAATATAGTTATTTCCCAGAAATTTAAAAATAGATATAGATATAGTGGGAATTTAAAATAACAATATTATTTAATTATCCAGATTACTTTTTTACTCCTACCGTATTACCATTTTACTATGTTAAATTTAGTTTATTATATAACCTGAATAACACTTTGTCAACAATATATTAAAGAACTAAAGTATTCTAAATTTTCTTAAGATATTGTTCGGTGACTCAAACCAACCGTAACTTCATTAAGATTAAGCATACCTACTCCAAAAAATACAGCTACAACAATATGTTCA is a window from the Halanaerobiales bacterium genome containing:
- the dps gene encoding DNA protection during starvation protein; this encodes MAKVSRELVEKSGVDIDKLLDLLVKNASAELTTYYYYTSLRMNLTGLDGEGVKEIAEVARIEDRNHFEALLPRIYELGGEIPNDMKEFHDISACPPAKLPDNPEDAKEIIKVLLEAERCAVRGYTEICNMTAGKDHRTYDLALSILHEEIEHESWFAEFLGEGPSGHFMREGETSPFVSKFLKIK
- a CDS encoding inositol monophosphatase family protein, yielding MDIKLENILEKVKKWAQEIGKLQYEKSRESSFSIDKKTSDVDLVTEIDKLSEKKIIAKINNNFPGHSILAEEGGSVSKDSPYTWIIDPLDGTNNYANGYPMYCVSIALEYKKEIVLGVVFVPELDQLFWATKDNGSYLNGKRLKVSQKDDLDQALLATGFPYDKLTSKYNNMDHFHKMVMKARGIRRSGSAAFDLSSVAAGNLDGFWEFKLKPWDVAAAKLFIKEAGGKVIEETWEGAPLIVAGNPKICDQIYKTLKKVKM
- a CDS encoding ATP-binding cassette domain-containing protein; the encoded protein is MINLERLTKVFYKNTSNENKALSKIDLHVNNGDFISIIGSNGAGKSTLLNCIAGVHQINGGNIVLDGEVINDVSEHKRAKYIGRVFQDPLLGTSPEMTIEENLALAFDKSNNMSLSWGLNDNKREYIKEKLKEIDLGLEKRLTTKVKLLSGGQRQALTLLMATMTEPKLLLLDEHTAALDPNTAVKIKELTEKLIKENNITTLMVTHDMHDAIKMGNRLIMMNKGNIILDIKGKRKEKLTVEKLLDIFKKKQGSEYSDDRTLLSV
- a CDS encoding ABC transporter substrate-binding protein, with the translated sequence MVKHGKNVLLVIGVVLMGLVLLTGTTSAEEVFEVGISQLVEHPALDGAREGFIKGLEESGFVEGENVKFKVENAQGDFATAQSIAKKFKNDRVDLVLAIATPSAQAAANVLTDIPLLITAVTDPVSAGLVDNMEKPGGNITGTTDMNPIRDQFELIKDFLPDVKTVGVLYNSGEANSKVQVDIAKEVAEDMGIEIKESTATNSSEVQLAASAVVDKVDAIYLPTDNVMASAISAILKVTNEKGIPVFGSESGMVEAGAIATKGINYFELGRKTGQMAAEVLNGKDPGEMTIEGSDNLDITINKNACEKLGLKVPSELLDKADKVIE
- a CDS encoding ABC transporter permease, which translates into the protein MGISFLITALEQGLAFSVMALGVYMTFRILDFPDLSVDGSLPLGAAVSAKFIIAGVNPFLSLIPALIAGGLAGAITGFLNTRFKIAPLLSGILTMTMLYSINLRIMGRPNIPLLGENTIFKTISDLGIPSPWNNLIILIIIVILVKFILDLFLKTQIGFALRAAGDNPQMIRSMGVSTDTMKMIGVIIANSLVALSGALVTQYQGFADVGMGIGTIVAGLASVIVGEVVLGEKSIFITTLSIIVGSILYRLSISIALYIGFAASDLKLLTAIIVIIFLSTPKLKNMIEVSTDD
- a CDS encoding Spy/CpxP family protein refolding chaperone translates to MKKIISMILVLGLLVTGFSLSIDAFGGPKGGNNGVQTTKGYNQNDVQRNFYNNPLDLDDSQMEKMNEARNDFFEKREDLQSELQGLNSELKELVMENADDEEIATIRTKINNLQSELENSRVNYWNQVKNILTEEQIAEMNNNFNRGRQNFGKNRSNRNNCNW